AGGTCGTGGTGTTGGGCTGCAGCGAAGATCGGCTCGCGCTGTGGCAGGAGGTTGCCGGCCGGGCAGCGTCGCTGCGGCCCATATCGATCGGCCGCGACGTGGTGATCGACGTCGCCGGATTCCACATGAGCGGCCGTAGGTTCCGCAATCTGCGTCAGGCCGTCAAACGCACCCACAATGCCGGGATCGCCACCGCGGTGGTCGCCGAGGCCGATCTCGATCCGACCCTGCGCGCCGAGCTGGTCGACGTGGTCAGATCGGCGCCGCGCGGGTCACGTACCGAGCGGGGATTCTCGATGATCCTCGACGGCACATTGCGCCGCGAGTACCCGGGTCTGCACATCATCTATGCCCGTGATCGCCACGGAACGATCCAGGGTTTTCAGCAATATGCGGTGGCGGGCGGCGGAAGTGACATCTCGCTGGACATTCCGTGGCGACGGCGCGGGGCGCCCAACGGCATCGACGAACGCCTGACCGTCGACATGATCCATTGGGCGAAAAGCGCTGGGGCGGCGCGTGTGTCGCTGGCCTTCGCGCCGTTCACCGACATTTTCGAGGCCGATGCGCACACCCGGGAGCGCCGGTGGCTTCGCCAGCTGATCCACCTCGGCGACCCCCTCATCCGGTTGGAGTCCCTCTACCGGTATCTGCGCAAGTTCAACGCCCTCGGACCGCATCGGTACGTCCTCTTCCCGACCCGACACCTCGCCTCAGTGCTCCTGGCGCTGCTGATCCTCGAGTTCGCACCCCGACCGCGTCGATTCTCCGACTGAGCGCACACTCACAGCAGCGCGCGTGCACGGTTCGTGGTGATCAGGTAGGCGCACCCGAGAATCATTGTCGAGCCGAGGATTTGGAGCACGGATGGTTGCTGCGCGAGGAACAGCGCCCCGAGCATCAGAGCGGCGACCGGGGTCAGGAGCAGAAGCGCCGAACTGATCTCCACCCGCAGCGACGGGCTGCCCAGCGCGACGAGCAACCAGCCCAGAACCTGACCGTTGACCGCCGTGAGCATCAGCCATCCCGCCGCATCCCACCCCGGGGCGAGGCCGACCCCACCCCACAGCGCACCGCCGACGAGGGCTGCTGCGGCCGCCGACGCCATGATGGTGAGATACGACTGCACCAGCGGCCGGTCCGGGCCACCGCGACGCAGCAGGAACAGGAACACCGAATAGCACAGCGCGGCAAGGACGGAATGGATGGTGCCGGCCACCGGGGCGGTGCCCACCACATCCGATTCCAGCACGCCGCCGGCGAGTACGGCGCCGAGCACGACCACAGGCAACAGGGCGACGAATCTGCCGCTGAGGACCTCGTGGTCGATGATCCGGGCGAGCAGCGGCACCATGACGACCTGGGTGTTGACCAGCACCGCGGACAGTCCCACGCCGACCTCGTAGATCGCCTGGGTCCACAGCAGCGCATCAGCTGCGAACAGGACGCCGGCGAGCGCGGCCCACCCGTGCTGCCCCGCGGTCGGTGGGCCTTCCCCGCGCCATTCGGTGATGGCCAACGGCAGCAGGAGCGGAAGCGCGAACACGCAGCGGAAGAACGATGCGGTTCCCGGGGACGTCGCGGACAACGCGACGAACAGCCCCGAGGTCGAGATCCCGATGGCACCGACGGCCGTCGCGACGACGGGCCGTGCCGTGATCGCCGACGAAAGTCGACTGGTGCTCACCACCACAGCCCGAGCGTATGGACCGTGTCAACGCAGTTTCGGCGGAAATCAGGTCGGCGGGGGTGACCAGTGCACCACCTTCATCACGGTCATCTCGTCGAGAAGCTCAGGGCCGAAGCCGAATCCACTGCCGCTGGCCTTGCGGGGCTGCGACGCACCACCCGGGGCGCCGCCGAAGACGTCGTTGATCTTCACGGTGCCGACGGGCAGATCCCGCCACGCCTGCTGCGCGTGGTGCATGTCCGCCGTCAGCACACTCGCCGCGAGTCCGTACCGGTCGTCGGCCGATTCGGTGATCGCGGTGGCGAAGTCGGGCACGGTACGCACCGGTGCGACCGGGCCGAACGTCTCCTCCTGAAACACCAGCATGTCCCTGGTGCAGTCGGTCAACACCGTCGGCGGGTAGAAGGTGCCGGGGCCCGAC
This region of Mycolicibacterium goodii genomic DNA includes:
- a CDS encoding bifunctional lysylphosphatidylglycerol flippase/synthetase MprF, yielding MRLSRLPLTSGAEWSVGKKPTTAPADIGGRPPVSSAGLATGTPLTRFAGAVAVFGAFVWLAVLMIRDHELTWDPRSRFVWSLSLLVAVAFIARGIFRARPVTVGHAAVAATLMLVGVGAHIGSQSVVGDVLVAGAGYALMRPARVHRQPEALPRIWALVSRTHGDPLAPFAMQRQKSYFGSADGTAALAYRTLLGFAVVSGDPIGDPHRFREVVAAFTDECHRHGRQVVVLGCSEDRLALWQEVAGRAASLRPISIGRDVVIDVAGFHMSGRRFRNLRQAVKRTHNAGIATAVVAEADLDPTLRAELVDVVRSAPRGSRTERGFSMILDGTLRREYPGLHIIYARDRHGTIQGFQQYAVAGGGSDISLDIPWRRRGAPNGIDERLTVDMIHWAKSAGAARVSLAFAPFTDIFEADAHTRERRWLRQLIHLGDPLIRLESLYRYLRKFNALGPHRYVLFPTRHLASVLLALLILEFAPRPRRFSD
- a CDS encoding DMT family transporter — protein: MSTSRLSSAITARPVVATAVGAIGISTSGLFVALSATSPGTASFFRCVFALPLLLPLAITEWRGEGPPTAGQHGWAALAGVLFAADALLWTQAIYEVGVGLSAVLVNTQVVMVPLLARIIDHEVLSGRFVALLPVVVLGAVLAGGVLESDVVGTAPVAGTIHSVLAALCYSVFLFLLRRGGPDRPLVQSYLTIMASAAAAALVGGALWGGVGLAPGWDAAGWLMLTAVNGQVLGWLLVALGSPSLRVEISSALLLLTPVAALMLGALFLAQQPSVLQILGSTMILGCAYLITTNRARALL